DNA from Bacteroides zoogleoformans:
AGAAACCTAATCAATAACTTATTAAATCGATGTTGCTATGAACAAAAGGGAAATTGGGCTTAATGCAGGAAGAATTTGGTATTTGCTTAGCGATAATGCCAAATGGAGGTATGAGACCTTGAAAGAGAGATCCGAATTGGGTGATAGAGAACTTGGAGCCGCCTTAGGATGGTTGGCTCGCGAGGATAAGATTGAAATTCACCTTGAAGGAGATGATCTCTATGTTTCATTGGGAATAAATGTTTATATCGGATAAGAACCGATTGAATGGACCAATCAAGAAGCACAGATTTTGTGACAGGGGAAGGAATCTGTTTAGTTGCAAAATCAGTGCCTTCTTATTTTCTACTTTTACAGAATATTCTTTCCGTTTTGCCGTCTCCTAAAAAGGCATTACCTTTGCCGCAAATCTCAACCACATGTCCTACAAAAGGAAAATCATCAACGACCCGGTCTTCGGGTTCATCAACATACCCAAGGGACTGCTCTATGACCTCATCCGGCATCCCCTTCTACAGCGTTTAAACCGCATCAGACAAGTAGGTTTGTCGTCTGTGGTATACCCCGGCGCACAACACACACGCTTTCAGCACTCATTGGGAGCGTATTATCTGATGAGCGAAGCCATCCAACAGCTCACTGCCAAAGGCAACTTCATTTTCGATAGTGAGGCCGAAGCCGTAGAAGCAGCAATTCTGATGCACGACATCGGGCATGGACCTTTCTCTCATGTGCTGGAGGACACCATTGTGCGTGGTGTGTCACACGAAGACATATCGCTGATGCTGATGGAACGCATCAACAAAGAGATGAACGGACAGCTGACGCTTGCCATCCAAATCTTCAAAGACGAATATCCCAAACGCTTCTTGCATCAACTGGTGAGCGGGCAGCTTGACATGGACCGCCTCGACTACCTCCGCCGCGACAGTTTCTATACCGGAGTGACGGAAGGGAATATAGGTTCCGCACGTATCATCAAGATGCTTGATGTAAAGGACGACCACCTCGTGATCGAGTCCAAAGGCATTTACTCCATCGAGAATTTCCTCACCGCACGCCGTCTGATGTATTGGCAAGTCTATTTGCACAAAACATCCGTGGCCTACGAGAGAATGCTTATCAGCACCCTGTTGCGCGCCAAAGAGCTTGCCGGCCGGAGAGAAGAGTTATTTGCCTCGCCCGCATTGCGATTCTTTCTCTACAATGACATCAACCGAGAGATATTCTACAGCAACCCGGAATGCCTGGAGCATTTCATCCGACTGGACGACAACGACATCTGGACAGCTCTCAAAGTCTGGAGCGACCATCCGGACAAGGTGCTATCTACTTTGAGCACCGGCATGATTAACCGCAACATCTTCAAGGTAGAGATTTCTACCGAGCCTTTCAGCGAGGAGCGGAAAAAAGAACTGACTTTGCAAATCAGCGAACAATTGGACATCTCCCTCGCCGAAGCAAGCTATTTCATTTCTACCCCCAGCATTGAGAAGAATATGTATGACGAGGCAGACGACAGTATTGACATACTCTATAATGACGGCAGCATCAAAAACATTGCCGAAGCATCGGATATGCTCAATATCTCCCTCCTGTCCAAGAAAGTAAAAAAACACTACCTATGCTATCAACGTTTGCATAGACAAGTATAAAATATTCATCACAGGGCAAGGATATATTAAAAAAAAATCCGTTATTTGTGCTTTGAAACCATCTAACAAGAATAGTAAAATGGAGTTTTCGGCTAAACAAATCGCTACATTTATCCAAGGAGAAATTATCGGGAACGAGAATGTCACCGTTCATACCTTTGCGAAAATCGAAGAGGGAATACCGGGGGCCATTTCATTCTTATCCAATCCCAAATATACCTCCTACATATATGAAACCCAATCAAGCATTGTTCTGGTAAACAAGGATTTCACCCCGGAACAAGAAGTAAAAGCAACGCTGATTAAAGTAGACAACGCCTATGAAAGCCTTGCCAAGCTACTCAACCTTTACGAGCAAAGCAAACCGAAACAGACAGGAATCAGTCCTTTGGCTTTTGTTGCCGAGAGTGCAAAGATAGGAAAGGATGTTTATGTGGCTCCTTTCGCCTGCATCGGCGAACATGCAGAAGTGGGCGACAATACTGCCATTCATCCGCACGTCACCATCGGCAGCGGCGCAAAGGTAGGCAGCAATTGCATCATTTATGCCAATGCAACCATATATCACGACTGCCGCGTAGGCAATCATTGCATCCTGCATGCCGGTTGTGTGATCGGTGCAGACGGATTCGGTTTTGCCCCGACTCCCGAAGGATATGAGAAGATTCCCCAAATCGGCATCACCATTCTGGAAGACAATGTGGAAGTAGGTGCAAACACATGTATAGACAGGGCCACCATGGGCGCCACCATTGTACATAGCGGTGTAAAGCTGGACAATTTAATCCAGATAGCACACAACGATGAAATAGGCTCACACACGGTAATGGCCGCACAGGTAGGCGTTGCCGGATCCTCAAAAGTGGGAGAATGGTGTATGATAGGTGGTCAAGTAGGCATTGCAGGTCATATCCACATAGGAAACCAAGTAAACCTTGGCGCACAATCAGGTGTTCCCGGCAACATCAAGGACGGCAGCCAACTGATTGGTACACCTCCGATGGAGCTGAAGCCTTATTTCAAATCAGCAGCCATTTTCCGCAAGCTGCCGGACATGTATGCGGAACTGAATACGCTCCGCAAGGAATTGAACGAACTTAAACAACAAATAAACAAGTAACCAATGTTAAAACAAAAGACTCTAAAAGAAAGCTTTTCGCTCAGCGGAAAAGGTCTTCATACGGGACTTGACCTAACCGTTACTTTCAATCCGGCTCCAGATAACCACGGATATAAGATTCAACGCATCGACATCGAAGGACAGCCCATCATAGATGCCGTTGCCGACAATGTGACCGAAACCACCCGTGGCACCGTACTTTCCAAGAACGGAATCAAAATCAGTACGATAGAGCACGGTATGGCAGCCCTTTATGCATTGGGTATAGATAACTGTTTGATACAAGTAAACGGACCGGAATTTCCCATTTTGGACGGAAGTGCCCAAGATTACGTCAACGAGATAGAACGGGTAGGCATCATCGAACAGAATGCCGTCAAAGATTTCTATATCATCAAGTCCAAGATTGAATTCCGAGATGAAACGACCGGTTCATCCATCATAGTATTGCCGGATGAGAATTTCAGTCTGAACGTATTGGTATCATACGATTCGACCATTATCCCCAACCAGTTCGCCACTCTGGAGGACATGGTCAGGTTCAAGGACGAAATAGCAGCCAGCCGGACATTCGTTTTCGTGCGCGAAATCGAGCCGCTGTTGCAAGCCGGCCTCATCAAAGGCGGTGATTTGGACAATGCCATTGTGATTTACGAGCGTGAAATGTCGCAGGAGAACTACGACAAGCTGGCAGACATTATGGGCGTACCTCACATGGATGCCAAACAATTGGGCTACATCAACCACAAACCGTTGGTATGGCCTAACGAATGTGCCCGCCATAAACTGCTCGACGTAATCGGCGACTTAGCCTTGATAGGCAAACCCATCAAGGGACGTATCATCGCTACCCGGCCGGGCCACACCATCAACAATAAGTTTGCCCGTCAAATGCGTAAGGAAATCCGCCTGCACGACATTCAAGCCCCTGCCTACGACTGCAACCGCGAACCAATCATGGACGTAAACCGCATTCGCGAACTTCTGCCCCATCGCTATCCGATGCAATTGGTGGACAAAGTAATCGAAATAGGGGCCAATTACATCGTGGGTATCAAGAATGTAACCTCCAACGAGCCTTTCTTCCAAGGGCACTTCCCGCAAGAGCCCGTGATGCCCGGTGTATTGCAGATAGAGGCCATGGCGCAAACAGGCGGCCTGCTGGTATTGAACTCCGTAGACGATCCGGATAGCTATTCTACCTACTTCATGAAAATAGACGGTGTAAAGTTCCGTCAGAAAGTAGTGCCGGGCGATACACTGATTTTCCGCGTAGAGCTGATGGCTCCCATACGACGTGGAGTTTCAACCATGAAAGGTTATATATTCGTAGGCGAGAAAGTGGTCTGCGAAGCTGAATTCATGGCACAAATAGTCAAGAACAAGTAAAGAAATCTGCAATTAAAGAAGATATGATAAGTCCTTTAGCTTATATTCATCCCGAAGCGAAAATCGGTGAAAACGTAGAGATTGCTCCTTTTGTTTTCATAGACAAGAATGTGGAAATCGGCGATAATAATAAAATTATGGCGAATGCCAGCATTCTGTACGGTGCGCGCATCGGCAACGGGAACACCATTTTTCCGGGCGCCGTTATCAGTGCCATCCCCCAAGACCTGAAGTTCAGAGGAGAAGAAAGTACTGCCGAAATCGGCGACAACAACCTTATACGTGAAAATGTAACCATCAATCGCGGCACGGCCGCTAAAGGCAAGACGGTTATAGGCAACAACAACCTGCTGATGGAAAGTGTACACGTAGCCCACGATGCTATCGTCGGCAATAATTGCATCATCGGAAATGCCACTAAAATGGCCGGTGAAATTGTCATCGATGACAACTCCATCATCAGCGCAAGCGTACTGATGCACCAGTTTTGCCGCGTAGGCGGGTATGGGATGGTGCAAGGAGGCTGTCGCTTCAGTAAAGATATTCCGCCCTACATCATCGCCGGACGAGAGCCTATCTGCTATGCCGGAATCAATGTCGTAGGGCTGCGCCGTCGCGGTTTCTCCAACGAAACGATAGAGAACATCCACAATGCCTATCGCATCATCTATCAAAGCGGACTGAACAACACCAACGCTCTGAAAAAGATTGAAAGTGAAATGGAGATGACACCTGAAATAAGCTATATTGTGAATTTCATACGCGAATCGAACCGCGGCATTATCCCCGCCGGCAAATAAGAAAGATTCGGAGTTCGTTTTAATATTATTCGTATAAAGCATTAATCAAAATGATCTACAGATTTACAATCATCTCGGACGAGGTGGACGATTTTGTCAGAGAAATACAGATAGACCCGGAAACCACTTTCTACGACTTTCACAAGGCTATCTTACAATCGACAGGCTATGCCGATGATCAAATGACTTCTTTCTTCATCTGCGACGATGACTGGGAAAAAGAAAAAGAAGTCACGCTGGAAGAAATGTATGACAATCCGGAAATAGACAGCTGGGTGATGAAAGATACCCCGCTCAACGAACTGATTGAGGACGAAAAGCAAAAGCTGTTGTATGTATTCGACTACATGACGGAACGCTGTTTCTTCATTGAACTTTCCGAAATCATCACCGGTAAAGACATGAAAGGGGCCAAATGTACCAAGAAATCGGGCGAAGCTCCCAAGCAGACCGTTGACTTTGAAGAGATGGCCGCAAACGCAGGTTCACTCGATTTGGGCGAAAACTTCTACGGAGACCAGGATTTTGACATGGAAGACTTCGATAAAGACGGATTCAGCGGTTTTGATGACAGTGCTTCGGATACTTCGTACGAAGAAGAGAGATATTAAGAACCAACTCTCTACTTTTTCGAGACATCACCATATCGGGCACGAGCTACGCGGACAAACACGGCTTTCATAAACTAAATTCGTGAAAGGGGCGTAGTCCGTGCTTTTATCATTTCCCCCCTCGCAACATGCACACCCTCATCGTACTTATCGGCCCCACCGGAGTGGGAAAAACGGAACTAAGCCTTCGGCTGGCAGAACAACTGAACACTTGCATTATCTCGGCCGACTCAAGACAACTGTATGCCGACTTAAAGATAGGTACAGCCGCCCCTACCCCGGAACAGCTCCAACGGGTGGAGCATCATTTCATAGGCACTTTGAAGCTGACCGACTATTACAGCGCCGCTCAATATGAGACAGAAACTCTGAAGATCCTCGAAACCTTATTTACCAAGCATGACACCGTAGTGCTGACCGGCGGTTCGATGATGTATGTCGATGCCATCTGCAAGGGCATTGACGATATCCCCACCGTAGATGCCGAGACTCGCCGGCTACTGCTGCACAAATACGAAACTGAAGGATTAGAACGACTATGTGCGGAACTTAAGCTACTGGATCCGGAATATTATAAAATCGTAGATCTGAAGAATCCCAAACGTATAGTCCATGCCTTGGAAATCTGCTACATGACCGGAAAAACCTACACCTCCTTCCGCACACAAAAGACCAAAGAACGGCCTTTCGACATCGTCAAGATAGGTCTGACACGCAACCGTGAGGAACTTTACGACCGCATCAACCACCGTGTAGACCAAATGATAGCGGACGGACTGGTAGAAGAAGCCCGGAAAGTTTACCCTTACCGAGCACTCAATGCGCTGAATACGGTAGGTTATAAGGAAATATTCAAGTATATTGACGACGAATGGACATTACCGTTTGCCATTGAGAAAATAAAGCAGAATTCCCGCATCTATTCCCGCAAACAGATGACCTGGTTCAAACGGGATGAAGAAATCCGCTGGTTTCATCCGGCACAAGAAGCAGAAATTATCGAGTATCTCAAGTCCTCCATAAAAACCTCTGATGTCTTATACTGATATAGATAGACACATTTACTAACTTGTAGCCCTGCCTTGCTGAACAGTTGGATTAAAAAGTATGATAATTTTTCAGAAAACCTATCTTTTCCCTCTGAACAAGAATCAACAGAAATGTCCAATTGCAGTAAGGAAGACTACAAAGATGAAAATGCACAATTAAGTCATTTCTTCTGAAGTCCTACTGATAGAGCAAACACGGAATTCGACCTCAAAACTTCTGAAACAAAAGCTACATCAATAGGAACGTGCGAAAATCACACGGCAGGCCGAAGGTTTACCTGTCACCATGCACTTGCCCGGTTCCTTATCATCAGAGACAAAGGAGTCGAACGGCACGCAGCGAATAGTGGCTTTTGTTTCCTCTTTGATTTTCTCTTCCGTTTCGGTAGTACCATCCCAATGAGCCAATACAAAGCCGCCTTCTTCAATCTTCTGTTTGAATTCTTCGTAGCTGTCCGCACTGCTGATGCGGCTATTGCGATAATCAAGTGCTTTCTTGTAGATGTTTGCCTGAATCTCTTCGAGCAAGTTCTTTACGTATTCTTCGATGCCCTCGCAGGAACGTGTCTCTTTCTCCAGTGTGTCGCGGCGCATAATTTCCATCGTGTTGTTCTCTAAATCACGGCCCCCCATCACTAAACGTACGGGCACGCCCTTCACTTCATAGTCGGCAAACTTGAATCCCGGACGTTTGTTGTCGGCATTATCATACTTCACGGAAATGCCCATCGACTTCAGTTTGGATACAATACCAGCAACCTTTCCATCAATTTTCTCCAGCATCTCCGTATTCTTATAAATAGGTACAATGACTACCTGTATAGGAGCCAAATGCGGAGGCAACACCAATCCGTTATCATCGGAATGAGTCATGATAAGAGCACCCATCAGACGGGTAGAAACGCCCCATGATGTGGCCCACACATATTCCATTTTATTCTCTTTGTTTACGAACTGTACATCGAACGCTTTGGCAAAGTTCTGTCCGAGAAAGTGAGACGTGCCGCTTTGCAAGGCTTTACCGTCCTGCATCATCGCCTCGATGGTATAAGTATCCAGCGCACCTGCAAAACGTTCGTTGGCCGATTTCACTCCTTTCACCACAGGCACTGCCATGTACTTTTCAGCAAACTCGGCATATACGTTCAGCATTTTTATCGCTTCGGCCTCCGCTTCTTCGCGGGTGGCATGCGCGGTATGTCCTTCCTGCCACAAGAACTCGGCAGTGCGGAGAAAGAGCCTCGTACGCATTTCCCAACGGAACACGTTGGCCCATTGATTGCATAGGATAGGCAGATCCCGATACGAATTGATCCAATTCTTATACGTGTTCCAAATAATAGTCTCGGAAGTGGGACGGATAATGAGTTCTTCTTCCAGCTTTGCAGCAGGATCCACCACCACGCCACCGCCATTCGGGTCGTTCTTCAAGCGATAGTGCGTCACTACGGCGCATTCCTTGGCAAAACCCTCCACATGCTCCGCCTCGCGGCTTAAGAAGGATTTCGGAATAAGCAAGGGGAAATAGGCGTTGACATGTCCCGTTTCCTTGAACATATCGTCCAGTTGACGCTGCATCTTCTCCCAAATTGCATATCCGTAAGGCTTAATCACCATACAGCCGCGCACAGCCGATTGTTCTGCCAAATCGGCCTTTACCACCAACTCATTGTACCATTGAGAATAATTCTCACTACGTTTGGTCAGGTCTTTCAATTCTACTGCCATTCTATTTCGTTTTTTAAGTTTTCGTTGATTTATCCAAACAATCGGCAAAAATACATATTTTAAACGTAGTCATCAAATTTACAATAAAGTTTATGTACCTCTTATCATCGAGTGAGGAGCGGATTAACCAAATCAGAGAAGCTCTGCACGCATTGGGTAAAGAACCGGTTGCCGTCTGAAGTCTGCCGTCCAATCTCTTACCTCTTACGGCGTCTAATCCCCATTTATCAGCCTCGCCGCCGCATCCACCAGCCGGTACCTGCGGCACACCTCGAGTACAATCTCCTGCGGGATGTCCGTCACCATGGGGTGCGTTTCCCCGTCTTCGCAGGTCACGTGCCGGAACGGCAGTTGCGGATAGAGGGCGTGCAGCACCAGAGCGGAGCAGTCGTACGCCGTGAATGCGCCATCCGTCATGTCAATATCTATAAGGCTGTTCTCGCGTGCCTCCGCCGCCTTCATTCGTTTCATAGTCTGATAAGTTTTCATAAGCATTAGAGATTAGTGGTGGGATTAGAGGTGAGATTAAAGGTAAGATTAGAGGTAATATTAGCCAATAGAGAATAAACCTTATACCTTAGATGTCGGACGCAAGGGAAAAGGAAAGGATAAAAATTAAAATCCGCGTCATCCGCGTCTGAAGAATCACCCCCTCCGAGAAACCCCGCCGCCCTCCCCCGGCCCCTGCGGCCCGCCCCCCTCCCTATGGGGGAGGGGTTGGGGGAGAGGCTTCGGGGGTTGGGGGAGAGGCTTCAGGGCTTCATCCCAGCGGGTTTTCCCCTTGACCGCCTGTGCCGCCGGTAGTACCGCCGCCCGTGCCGCTTCCGCCGCTACCTCCCGGTGCAGGTGTGGGCAGTCCTTTGGCTTTGCGGTAGTCCGCCATCGAGGCATAGTTTACGCCGGCCTCCAGCACACCTCCGTCCTCGAAGCTGAGTTCTCGGATAATCCTGCCGCGAAGTTCCCGGGCAGGTGTGAACGTTACGCGGGGCGATTTAATCATCGTGCCCACGTTGAAATCTTCTATCTTCTCCACGCCTGCACTTTTAAAGGTGATGCGGAATGTACCCAGGCCGGGCACATTCACCGTGTGTCCCTGCTGCAACTGTTGGGGGATGAACTCCGCCAGCAGCTCCATGGCTGCCTCCAGCTCGATGGGTGCCGTGGTGGTATGTACCGTTGCGGCACGGGTCAAAGCTTTGGGAGACAA
Protein-coding regions in this window:
- the lpxD gene encoding UDP-3-O-(3-hydroxymyristoyl)glucosamine N-acyltransferase yields the protein MEFSAKQIATFIQGEIIGNENVTVHTFAKIEEGIPGAISFLSNPKYTSYIYETQSSIVLVNKDFTPEQEVKATLIKVDNAYESLAKLLNLYEQSKPKQTGISPLAFVAESAKIGKDVYVAPFACIGEHAEVGDNTAIHPHVTIGSGAKVGSNCIIYANATIYHDCRVGNHCILHAGCVIGADGFGFAPTPEGYEKIPQIGITILEDNVEVGANTCIDRATMGATIVHSGVKLDNLIQIAHNDEIGSHTVMAAQVGVAGSSKVGEWCMIGGQVGIAGHIHIGNQVNLGAQSGVPGNIKDGSQLIGTPPMELKPYFKSAAIFRKLPDMYAELNTLRKELNELKQQINK
- a CDS encoding IS1096 element passenger TnpR family protein, producing MIYRFTIISDEVDDFVREIQIDPETTFYDFHKAILQSTGYADDQMTSFFICDDDWEKEKEVTLEEMYDNPEIDSWVMKDTPLNELIEDEKQKLLYVFDYMTERCFFIELSEIITGKDMKGAKCTKKSGEAPKQTVDFEEMAANAGSLDLGENFYGDQDFDMEDFDKDGFSGFDDSASDTSYEEERY
- the lpxA gene encoding acyl-ACP--UDP-N-acetylglucosamine O-acyltransferase, giving the protein MISPLAYIHPEAKIGENVEIAPFVFIDKNVEIGDNNKIMANASILYGARIGNGNTIFPGAVISAIPQDLKFRGEESTAEIGDNNLIRENVTINRGTAAKGKTVIGNNNLLMESVHVAHDAIVGNNCIIGNATKMAGEIVIDDNSIISASVLMHQFCRVGGYGMVQGGCRFSKDIPPYIIAGREPICYAGINVVGLRRRGFSNETIENIHNAYRIIYQSGLNNTNALKKIESEMEMTPEISYIVNFIRESNRGIIPAGK
- a CDS encoding winged helix-turn-helix domain-containing protein, giving the protein MNKREIGLNAGRIWYLLSDNAKWRYETLKERSELGDRELGAALGWLAREDKIEIHLEGDDLYVSLGINVYIG
- a CDS encoding HU family DNA-binding protein, which gives rise to MSISYKLVQKKHPMKKNDPAKWYAVPNSAKPLSPKALTRAATVHTTTAPIELEAAMELLAEFIPQQLQQGHTVNVPGLGTFRITFKSAGVEKIEDFNVGTMIKSPRVTFTPARELRGRIIRELSFEDGGVLEAGVNYASMADYRKAKGLPTPAPGGSGGSGTGGGTTGGTGGQGENPLG
- the miaA gene encoding tRNA (adenosine(37)-N6)-dimethylallyltransferase MiaA; the protein is MHTLIVLIGPTGVGKTELSLRLAEQLNTCIISADSRQLYADLKIGTAAPTPEQLQRVEHHFIGTLKLTDYYSAAQYETETLKILETLFTKHDTVVLTGGSMMYVDAICKGIDDIPTVDAETRRLLLHKYETEGLERLCAELKLLDPEYYKIVDLKNPKRIVHALEICYMTGKTYTSFRTQKTKERPFDIVKIGLTRNREELYDRINHRVDQMIADGLVEEARKVYPYRALNALNTVGYKEIFKYIDDEWTLPFAIEKIKQNSRIYSRKQMTWFKRDEEIRWFHPAQEAEIIEYLKSSIKTSDVLY
- a CDS encoding HD domain-containing protein, with amino-acid sequence MSYKRKIINDPVFGFINIPKGLLYDLIRHPLLQRLNRIRQVGLSSVVYPGAQHTRFQHSLGAYYLMSEAIQQLTAKGNFIFDSEAEAVEAAILMHDIGHGPFSHVLEDTIVRGVSHEDISLMLMERINKEMNGQLTLAIQIFKDEYPKRFLHQLVSGQLDMDRLDYLRRDSFYTGVTEGNIGSARIIKMLDVKDDHLVIESKGIYSIENFLTARRLMYWQVYLHKTSVAYERMLISTLLRAKELAGRREELFASPALRFFLYNDINREIFYSNPECLEHFIRLDDNDIWTALKVWSDHPDKVLSTLSTGMINRNIFKVEISTEPFSEERKKELTLQISEQLDISLAEASYFISTPSIEKNMYDEADDSIDILYNDGSIKNIAEASDMLNISLLSKKVKKHYLCYQRLHRQV
- the proS gene encoding proline--tRNA ligase; this encodes MAVELKDLTKRSENYSQWYNELVVKADLAEQSAVRGCMVIKPYGYAIWEKMQRQLDDMFKETGHVNAYFPLLIPKSFLSREAEHVEGFAKECAVVTHYRLKNDPNGGGVVVDPAAKLEEELIIRPTSETIIWNTYKNWINSYRDLPILCNQWANVFRWEMRTRLFLRTAEFLWQEGHTAHATREEAEAEAIKMLNVYAEFAEKYMAVPVVKGVKSANERFAGALDTYTIEAMMQDGKALQSGTSHFLGQNFAKAFDVQFVNKENKMEYVWATSWGVSTRLMGALIMTHSDDNGLVLPPHLAPIQVVIVPIYKNTEMLEKIDGKVAGIVSKLKSMGISVKYDNADNKRPGFKFADYEVKGVPVRLVMGGRDLENNTMEIMRRDTLEKETRSCEGIEEYVKNLLEEIQANIYKKALDYRNSRISSADSYEEFKQKIEEGGFVLAHWDGTTETEEKIKEETKATIRCVPFDSFVSDDKEPGKCMVTGKPSACRVIFARSY
- a CDS encoding bifunctional UDP-3-O-[3-hydroxymyristoyl] N-acetylglucosamine deacetylase/3-hydroxyacyl-ACP dehydratase, whose product is MLKQKTLKESFSLSGKGLHTGLDLTVTFNPAPDNHGYKIQRIDIEGQPIIDAVADNVTETTRGTVLSKNGIKISTIEHGMAALYALGIDNCLIQVNGPEFPILDGSAQDYVNEIERVGIIEQNAVKDFYIIKSKIEFRDETTGSSIIVLPDENFSLNVLVSYDSTIIPNQFATLEDMVRFKDEIAASRTFVFVREIEPLLQAGLIKGGDLDNAIVIYEREMSQENYDKLADIMGVPHMDAKQLGYINHKPLVWPNECARHKLLDVIGDLALIGKPIKGRIIATRPGHTINNKFARQMRKEIRLHDIQAPAYDCNREPIMDVNRIRELLPHRYPMQLVDKVIEIGANYIVGIKNVTSNEPFFQGHFPQEPVMPGVLQIEAMAQTGGLLVLNSVDDPDSYSTYFMKIDGVKFRQKVVPGDTLIFRVELMAPIRRGVSTMKGYIFVGEKVVCEAEFMAQIVKNK